In the genome of Pseudomonas sp. B33.4, the window GCGATCTTTTGATTTTGAAAAACAAGATCAAAAGATCGCAGCCTCGTTGCACTCGACAGCTCCGACAGGGGAATACCCGTCAAGGTGCGGGCTTCAGGCCGATCTTGTACAGCGAGCCCTTCTCTTCATCCGTCAGCACATACAAGTAACCGTCCGGCCCTTGCCGCACATCGCGAATGCGCTGCTTGAGTTCGCCGAGCAAACGCTCCTCGTGCACCACCTTGTCACCATCGAACTGCAGACGAATCAGTTCCTGAGTCACCAAGGCGCCGATAAACGCGTTGTGCTGCCACGGCTTGAAGCGGTCGCCATCGTAAAACGCCATACCGGTGACGCCCGGCGACTTCTCCCAGACGTGGTGCGGCGCGACAGTGCCTTCGGCAGTTTTACCCTGGGCTTCCGGGATCGGCTGCATCGAGTAATTGATGCCGTGGGTCGCCAGTGGCCAGCCGTAATTCTTGCCGCGTTCGATGATGTTCACCTCATCGCCACCGCGCGGGCCGTGCTCGTTTTCCCACAACGTGCCGGTCCATGGGTTAAGCGCCGCGCCCTGCGGGTTGCGCAGGCCGTATGCCCAGATCTCGGGACGAACGCCGGACTGGCCGACAAAGGGGTTGTCGTCCGGCACCTTGCCGTCCGGATAAATGCGCACGACCTTGCCTTGCAGCTTGTCGAGATCCTGCGCCGTGGGCCGGTCATTGTTCTCACCCAGGGTGATGAACAGATAGCCGTCGCGATCAAACACCAGCCGCGAGCCGAAATGGTTGCCCACCGAAAGCTTCGGTTCCTGACGGAAGATCACTTTGAAGTCCTTCAACGTCTTCAAATCGTCCGAAAGCCGTCCACGCCCGACGGCGGTGCCTGCCTTGTCGCCGGCACCGCCACCTTCGGCAAAAGAAAGATAGACCAGGCGATCCTCTTTGAAGTCCGGCGACAGCACGACATCCAGTAACCCACCCTGCCCTTTGGCCCAGACCTGCGGCACGCCGGAAATCGGCGCCGACAGCTTGCCGTCGGCGCTCACCACGCGCAGATTGCCGGGACGTTCACTGACCAGCATGCCTTGGCGATCCGGCAGAAATGCCAAGGCCCATGG includes:
- a CDS encoding PQQ-dependent sugar dehydrogenase, whose amino-acid sequence is MLRKTLLATFCAGALISAPVFAAAPKELQSEQGTLEVTTISAGLEHPWALAFLPDRQGMLVSERPGNLRVVSADGKLSAPISGVPQVWAKGQGGLLDVVLSPDFKEDRLVYLSFAEGGGAGDKAGTAVGRGRLSDDLKTLKDFKVIFRQEPKLSVGNHFGSRLVFDRDGYLFITLGENNDRPTAQDLDKLQGKVVRIYPDGKVPDDNPFVGQSGVRPEIWAYGLRNPQGAALNPWTGTLWENEHGPRGGDEVNIIERGKNYGWPLATHGINYSMQPIPEAQGKTAEGTVAPHHVWEKSPGVTGMAFYDGDRFKPWQHNAFIGALVTQELIRLQFDGDKVVHEERLLGELKQRIRDVRQGPDGYLYVLTDEEKGSLYKIGLKPAP